From Candidatus Xianfuyuplasma coldseepsis:
GTTCTTCCTCAGGTTTTTCTTCAGGTTCTTCTTTAGGTTCTATTGTGTCCTCAACAACAGGTTCTGGAGTTGATTCTGGTGCTGGTTCTTCAGCTATGACTTCTTCGACAACTGGTTCTTCTTTTGGTTCAATTTCAGGAGCGACTACCGGTTCTTCACCATCATCATCAACCAGATCTGTTTCGATACCAAAAGCGTCCAAAAACTGTTTGAATGGTTGGAACTCTACAGTGTTGTGTGCCTCTACATGAACCATCGCATCTACTGTAGCATCATATTCATCGTGTTCATCAATATGAACTTTCGAGAAACGACCGAAATTTGCAATTTTAACAACATCATCTTCGACCACTGTTTCCTTGATTGTTTCTAAGAATGCATTGACAAACGATCGAGCATCATTTTGACTAAGTCCTGTTTGTTTTGATAAAAGGATAACCAGCTCCGTTTTATTTAGTTTATCAGCACGTTGCTTGTGTTCTTTGAGTGCTTCTCTTTCAATTTCATGCTGCTCGATTTGTGCCATTTCTTGTTTCATTTCACGGCGTTGTTCACGTTTTGATTTTTGGTTGTCAAATGCTTCGAAAACTTTATCTTTGAGGGATACAAAAAAGTCACCAATAGTAGACCAAAAATCATTTAATGAGCGTTGTACAGATTGGAGGATAGTTTCATTGTTTGGGTTGTGTGATTGTTTTCCTTGGCGTAGTTTCGCGTACAGTTCTTCACGTGATATTTCGGTAATTTCGACCGTTTCTTGTTCTAGTGAACGGCGGTATTCCGATACGGATAATAACTTCGATTCTTTATGCGCAAATTCATAGAAGACGCGACCGGTGATAAGAAATATTATAGTACCAAAAAATAATGGAAGTAATGAAAAACGGAAAAATGGGGCATCATCACGAATACAGACAAATGTATTCACTGCTTGACAGTCAATTTTCCCAAGTAGCATTCCAAAGAATAAGTCAATTAAGAATAGGATGAAAAAAATCGCACTAAATATGAATGCTATTTTCATGAATTTTTCATAGAAGATTTGTGTTTTAGACATCATATCACCTCAATAGTCATTGTACCCTATGAAAATTAAAAAAGCAAACAAAAATGGTCAAATGTTGACCATTTTTTAATTCTCGGTGGCTCTAAGTGGTTAAATTATTCGCTGTTCAACTATTGTTGCATCCGCATATTTTGAATAAATATCAGCTGCAAAATCAAGTTCCTCTTGGAGAGATTGTGTGCCAGTAAACGAGATTATAAATAGCAAAATCTTGGATGTTTTCATCGTTATTTTTGTTCGGTCTGTATCACTAGTGGTCGAACCAAATGGTCCAATTTCATCTTCGTATAGAGGAATATGTTCAATATTTAACTTTCCACGACCTATTCCGTAATATTCATCATTGGATGTTCCTAGACGGATTACTACATCTCCTTTGATCTGATGATAGTCCAAAACAGCAACACTTTTACGTGTATGCAACGAAAGAACATTACCTAGATCTACCACATTATTGATTCGATACAAAGCATTGCCTTTCACAATCCGACGATAGAGACTTTCTACTGCTAACCGATACCTTGAAGGGTCTTTACCAAAGGCTTTGTAGGCATCGCGACCTTCTTTGATAATCGGAAGATTCACAACATCAGAAATGTCATATTGTGAGGATATGGATGATTCGTAGTCGTGTACAATTTGGTTAAGTTCAGAACGACTGTCAACCGTCACATTCGCAATTAAAACGGCCACATGAAACTGTGGTACTTTTGTCTGAATTGATGAATCAATTGTTATTTTCATACGCACCTCCTGGTACAAAAAAGAAAGTATTCAAACTTTCTATTTGGATAAGCGTAATGTATCACGAGCAATCATGACTTCTTCATTTGTTGGAAGTAAAAATAGCTTAATTGGTGAGTCATCGGTCGATATTAGTTTCTCGACTCCACGAACAAAGTTACGTTCCTCATCAATGTGAACGCCTAGTGGTCGTAATCGTTTCGCAATCAATTGGCGGGTAAAGATTGCATTTTCTCCAACACCAGCCGTGAAACATATGGCATCACAACCACCCATTGTAACAAAGTAAGCAGCCACGTAATCACTAATCATTTTGACTTGTTTTTTAACAGCTAACAGACTTTGTTTGTCCCCTTTATGAGCTGCTGTCCATAAATCGCGTGAATCGCTTGAGTTATTTGAGATTCCGAGATATCCTGATTGCTTATTTAAAATGTTAACAACTTCTGAGACATCGAGATTTTCTTTTTTTGCGATAAACTCCACAATAGCTGGGTCGATATCACCTGAACGAGTCCCCATCAGGATTCCCGCAAGTGGTGTAAAGCCCATGGATGTATCGACACTTTTTCCACCATCTACAGCGCATATACTAGCACCATTCCCTAGATGCAAGACAATTATTTTTGTATCTTCTAGTGGTTTGTTCAATAGTTGTGCGGCACGTTCGGCAACAAATCGATGACTTGTTCCATGAAATCCATATTTTCGAACGCTATATTTTGTATACCAATCATAGGGTACACCATACAAGTATTCTTCTTCCTTCATTGTTTGATGAAAGGCGGTATCAAATACCGCTACTCCCTTGATATGTGGTAACGCTTCTTGAAAAGCGCGAATTCCTGTAAGATTAGCGGGGTTATGAAGCGGTGCTAAATCACTTACTTCTTCAATCGCTTGAATAACGTCCTCTGTAATTTCAACACTATTCGCAAATTTCTCACCACCATGAACAACACGATGACCAACACCATTTATGTCTTCTATTGATGATACAATGTTTAAATCAACCAGTTTGTGTAATAATAGTTTTACAGCAACGCTATGATCCTTAACAGGCGTTTTCTCTTCAAACTTCTCACCGTTCATCTTGATTTTTATAACGGAATTCTCGATTCCAATTCGTTCTACAATACCAGATGTTAGCACCGTTTCTTGTGGCATTTCTAATAATTGAAATTTCAGCGATGAACTCCCTGCATTCACAGCAATAATTTTCATAATGTACCTCCATTTATATAAATTCATGTATATGTGATTCTTTGAGGCAAACAATGTTGTTGATCACCTTGATTATATCGATCC
This genomic window contains:
- a CDS encoding HU family DNA-binding protein, which gives rise to MSKTQIFYEKFMKIAFIFSAIFFILFLIDLFFGMLLGKIDCQAVNTFVCIRDDAPFFRFSLLPLFFGTIIFLITGRVFYEFAHKESKLLSVSEYRRSLEQETVEITEISREELYAKLRQGKQSHNPNNETILQSVQRSLNDFWSTIGDFFVSLKDKVFEAFDNQKSKREQRREMKQEMAQIEQHEIEREALKEHKQRADKLNKTELVILLSKQTGLSQNDARSFVNAFLETIKETVVEDDVVKIANFGRFSKVHIDEHDEYDATVDAMVHVEAHNTVEFQPFKQFLDAFGIETDLVDDDGEEPVVAPEIEPKEEPVVEEVIAEEPAPESTPEPVVEDTIEPKEEPEEKPEEEPEEEPEEEPEEKPEEEPEEELEEEPEEEPEEELEEEPEEETKEEPKEETKEEPKPKPKKPKKAKIVTKTKKDFIELMEETTDLSKNKANKFLKYFAEVVKEALANRDEVELPGLGFFTTIEMPEKEAVNPQTNEKIIVPAHHQVRFRFDDVFKDDVNEE
- a CDS encoding acetate kinase — encoded protein: MMKIIAVNAGSSSLKFQLLEMPQETVLTSGIVERIGIENSVIKIKMNGEKFEEKTPVKDHSVAVKLLLHKLVDLNIVSSIEDINGVGHRVVHGGEKFANSVEITEDVIQAIEEVSDLAPLHNPANLTGIRAFQEALPHIKGVAVFDTAFHQTMKEEEYLYGVPYDWYTKYSVRKYGFHGTSHRFVAERAAQLLNKPLEDTKIIVLHLGNGASICAVDGGKSVDTSMGFTPLAGILMGTRSGDIDPAIVEFIAKKENLDVSEVVNILNKQSGYLGISNNSSDSRDLWTAAHKGDKQSLLAVKKQVKMISDYVAAYFVTMGGCDAICFTAGVGENAIFTRQLIAKRLRPLGVHIDEERNFVRGVEKLISTDDSPIKLFLLPTNEEVMIARDTLRLSK
- a CDS encoding B3/4 domain-containing protein; its protein translation is MKITIDSSIQTKVPQFHVAVLIANVTVDSRSELNQIVHDYESSISSQYDISDVVNLPIIKEGRDAYKAFGKDPSRYRLAVESLYRRIVKGNALYRINNVVDLGNVLSLHTRKSVAVLDYHQIKGDVVIRLGTSNDEYYGIGRGKLNIEHIPLYEDEIGPFGSTTSDTDRTKITMKTSKILLFIISFTGTQSLQEELDFAADIYSKYADATIVEQRII